Proteins encoded together in one Prochlorococcus marinus str. MIT 9211 window:
- a CDS encoding DUF1330 domain-containing protein has protein sequence MSKGYWIVTTTVTNPEGFGEYVQGFTTWIQSIGGKVAAKDLDAKTVEGKGGHLAVIIEFPSKEVASEAYNRADYQELSKLRWANSSETNITIMNGSVTH, from the coding sequence ATGTCTAAGGGGTATTGGATCGTTACAACAACAGTCACTAATCCAGAAGGGTTTGGGGAATATGTACAAGGCTTTACTACCTGGATTCAATCAATTGGTGGGAAGGTTGCTGCTAAAGATCTAGATGCAAAAACAGTTGAAGGTAAAGGCGGTCACCTTGCTGTGATTATTGAATTTCCATCTAAAGAAGTAGCTTCAGAGGCTTACAATAGAGCTGACTATCAAGAGTTAAGTAAATTACGCTGGGCTAACTCTAGTGAAACCAATATCACGATTATGAATGGCTCAGTAACTCACTAA
- a CDS encoding type 1 glutamine amidotransferase, with protein MKRLLVLQHLEREGLGLLSRIAQERGLIVSIFRLDLGDSLPELAKGDLVLILGGPMGIRDINHPSFPWLLDEIEFIKEALNKQVGIIGICLGAQLLAYASGGYVEALLGGTPPKPLPEVGWDTVSKSPGAKTDSLSSLLAVPLPVLHWHGDRILLPSDAELIASSSRCKEQFFKIGSLAYGMQFHIEIEDEMVFKWIEEDSDFIRSGLGVDARFVLEEQQKEFGDSTLQSRLMLLEKLFDLISA; from the coding sequence ATGAAACGCTTATTAGTTTTACAACATCTGGAGAGAGAAGGACTTGGCTTGCTCTCCAGAATTGCCCAAGAGAGGGGTTTAATCGTCAGTATTTTTCGATTAGACCTCGGCGACTCTCTCCCCGAATTAGCGAAAGGTGATTTGGTATTAATTTTGGGAGGACCAATGGGAATAAGAGACATTAATCATCCAAGTTTTCCATGGCTCCTTGATGAGATTGAATTTATAAAGGAAGCGCTGAATAAACAAGTTGGCATTATTGGTATTTGCTTGGGGGCTCAACTTCTTGCTTATGCTTCAGGTGGTTATGTGGAGGCTCTATTAGGAGGAACACCTCCTAAGCCTTTACCAGAAGTTGGTTGGGATACCGTTTCCAAAAGTCCAGGTGCCAAGACAGATTCATTGAGCTCTCTCTTGGCCGTTCCTTTGCCAGTTTTGCATTGGCATGGCGACCGGATATTGTTGCCTAGTGATGCTGAGCTAATTGCCAGTAGTAGTCGATGTAAAGAGCAATTTTTTAAGATTGGATCATTGGCTTATGGAATGCAATTTCATATTGAAATAGAAGACGAAATGGTGTTCAAATGGATTGAAGAAGATAGTGATTTCATAAGGTCAGGTTTAGGAGTAGATGCTCGATTTGTCTTAGAAGAACAACAGAAAGAATTTGGAGACAGTACACTACAGTCTAGGTTGATGTTGTTAGAGAAATTGTTTGATTTGATTAGTGCTTGA
- a CDS encoding DUF3303 domain-containing protein has product MQLYVVTWQFESSEDQTFAEDSLIDYVESGKAEELPEGYERLAWIHTPQDGSGVVICKASSASTLYKVFGPWREKFGMVWDYKPGLSTEELVSLLKQSRE; this is encoded by the coding sequence ATGCAGCTTTACGTCGTTACTTGGCAGTTTGAGTCTTCTGAAGATCAGACCTTTGCAGAGGATTCGCTGATTGATTATGTAGAAAGCGGTAAAGCGGAAGAGCTGCCTGAAGGCTACGAGCGCTTGGCTTGGATACATACCCCTCAGGATGGCTCAGGAGTAGTTATTTGTAAGGCGTCCAGTGCTTCGACCCTTTACAAGGTTTTCGGGCCTTGGAGAGAGAAATTTGGGATGGTTTGGGACTATAAGCCTGGTCTTTCTACGGAGGAATTGGTTTCTTTATTGAAGCAATCAAGAGAATAA
- a CDS encoding protein adenylyltransferase SelO, which yields MPTNPSAFLSPATQTFAQFSKLANYSFINSLQADPQATTDGIDHHPRQVFSGHYVPVNPTAIPDPEYIAHSKSLFNELGLNHELAFDKQFRSLFSGDITVAQEPMRQVGWATGYALSIYGTEYVQQCPFGTGNGYGDGRAISVFEGLFKGRRWEMQLKGGGPTPYCRGADGRAVLRSSVREFLGQEFMQALGVPTSRSLTLYVSKTEKVRRPWYSQDSSSIDPDIVVDNPVAITTRVAPSFLRVGQLELFARRARNDEHQGALSELKMIVKHLIDRNYQQEIDPNLCFAEQIVELAHLFKGRLISLVANWIRVGYCQGNFNSDNCAAGGFTLDYGPFGFCELFDPRFQPWTGGGEHFSFFNQPVAAEANYHMFWAAIRPLLSTNTEALRRLDQVREGFSEAMNQEIEKMWLKKLGLASYDSTLVDELLELMVLSKVDYTIFFRKLSHIPEHLTPLKESFYSPSSEQIDAQWRGWLQRWRGGIKSCGDLTLTSTAMKLINPKYTWREWLVEPAYTRAERGDYSLIKELQTVFSNPYDDQCSIVASKYDRLKPTKFFNTGGVSHYSCSS from the coding sequence ATGCCAACCAACCCGAGCGCTTTCTTATCACCGGCTACACAAACTTTTGCTCAATTCTCAAAACTAGCTAATTATTCGTTTATTAACTCACTCCAAGCAGATCCTCAGGCGACAACCGATGGCATCGATCACCACCCACGACAAGTGTTCTCCGGCCATTACGTGCCTGTAAACCCTACTGCAATTCCAGATCCTGAATACATCGCCCATAGCAAATCCTTATTTAACGAACTTGGGTTGAACCATGAGCTTGCTTTCGACAAACAATTTCGCAGTCTGTTCTCAGGCGACATAACTGTGGCGCAAGAGCCAATGCGACAGGTTGGATGGGCAACCGGTTATGCCCTGTCGATCTATGGAACAGAATATGTACAGCAATGCCCATTTGGAACCGGCAACGGCTATGGCGATGGACGAGCTATCTCCGTGTTTGAAGGTCTTTTCAAGGGCAGACGATGGGAAATGCAACTCAAAGGCGGAGGTCCCACCCCTTACTGCCGCGGCGCTGATGGACGTGCTGTCCTTCGTTCAAGCGTGCGTGAGTTTCTAGGGCAGGAATTCATGCAAGCCCTTGGAGTCCCGACCTCACGTTCTCTCACGCTTTATGTGTCCAAAACCGAGAAAGTGCGTAGGCCATGGTATTCCCAGGACTCTAGCTCCATCGATCCCGACATCGTTGTGGATAACCCTGTGGCTATTACAACACGAGTTGCTCCGTCTTTTCTTCGTGTCGGCCAGCTTGAATTATTTGCACGTCGTGCACGCAACGATGAGCACCAAGGAGCACTGAGTGAGCTCAAGATGATAGTTAAGCACCTAATCGATCGAAACTACCAACAGGAAATTGACCCGAACCTTTGTTTTGCTGAGCAAATTGTCGAACTGGCCCATTTGTTTAAAGGAAGGCTCATATCACTGGTAGCCAACTGGATTCGTGTCGGCTACTGCCAAGGCAATTTCAACAGTGACAACTGCGCAGCGGGTGGCTTTACCCTCGACTATGGCCCCTTCGGATTCTGTGAACTCTTCGATCCCAGATTTCAACCCTGGACCGGCGGTGGTGAACATTTCTCATTCTTCAACCAACCTGTTGCTGCCGAGGCAAATTATCATATGTTCTGGGCAGCCATCCGACCCTTGCTATCGACCAACACGGAAGCATTGAGAAGGTTAGATCAAGTCCGCGAAGGCTTTAGCGAGGCGATGAATCAAGAGATCGAGAAAATGTGGCTAAAAAAGCTGGGCCTAGCCAGCTATGACTCAACTCTAGTGGACGAACTATTGGAGCTTATGGTTCTCTCAAAAGTTGACTACACGATTTTTTTCAGAAAGTTGTCTCACATTCCAGAGCACCTCACACCCTTAAAAGAGAGTTTCTACTCGCCTAGCTCAGAGCAAATAGATGCACAGTGGCGTGGCTGGCTACAACGTTGGCGGGGGGGCATTAAGAGCTGTGGAGACCTAACCTTGACATCCACAGCTATGAAACTCATCAACCCAAAATACACTTGGCGTGAATGGCTTGTCGAACCCGCTTACACGAGGGCTGAAAGAGGAGACTACAGCCTTATCAAAGAACTACAGACTGTTTTTAGCAATCCCTACGACGATCAATGCTCGATTGTAGCGTCGAAGTACGATCGCCTAAAGCCTACGAAATTCTTTAACACTGGTGGGGTATCCCACTACAGTTGCTCATCCTGA
- a CDS encoding translation initiation factor IF-2 N-terminal domain-containing protein produces MTKSLRVLELSEKIEKSTDDIIATCAFLDIPATSRISCLTEENAQQIINYYNETT; encoded by the coding sequence ATGACAAAATCGTTAAGGGTATTAGAACTATCAGAGAAGATTGAGAAAAGCACAGATGACATAATTGCCACCTGTGCTTTTCTTGATATTCCGGCAACTTCAAGAATTAGTTGCCTAACCGAAGAGAATGCTCAGCAGATCATCAATTATTACAATGAGACTACTTAG
- a CDS encoding PD-(D/E)XK nuclease family protein, giving the protein MIDLKRNGKKEPVKATGVRSRESSSYTPNQTADFKISRGRFSNFLTCKRCFYLDRVKGLDPPGTPGWTLNETTDLLLKKEFDECRETQTPHRLFAANGLGHVVPFDHPEIENWRNSLHRGLMLRHKGTSIILTGGVDDIWQDTRTKQLIVVDYKSQAKNGVVDKQDYLDDPYHDGYKIQMDFYSYLLSGMGFDVHPTSYFLVCNAKRDDDGFHKTMNFDEYLVPYNWNSDWIEEKVDEMVALMNQHQIPEPNECCKNCAYSEQYAKAVHQADSKQGENVQGSFFS; this is encoded by the coding sequence ATGATTGACCTCAAACGCAACGGCAAGAAAGAACCTGTAAAAGCAACTGGAGTGCGTAGTAGAGAATCGTCTTCTTATACCCCTAATCAAACCGCAGATTTTAAAATTAGTAGAGGCCGCTTCTCTAACTTCCTTACGTGTAAAAGATGTTTTTATCTCGATCGAGTGAAGGGTCTAGATCCTCCCGGAACACCTGGCTGGACACTTAATGAAACCACTGACCTACTACTTAAAAAAGAATTTGATGAGTGCCGAGAAACTCAGACACCACATCGTTTATTTGCTGCTAATGGGTTAGGACATGTTGTTCCTTTTGATCATCCAGAAATTGAAAACTGGAGGAACTCTCTTCATCGTGGATTGATGCTTAGACACAAAGGCACCAGCATTATTTTGACGGGAGGAGTCGACGATATATGGCAGGACACCAGAACCAAGCAGTTAATCGTGGTGGACTACAAATCTCAAGCAAAGAATGGTGTTGTTGATAAGCAAGACTATTTAGATGATCCATATCACGATGGATATAAGATTCAAATGGACTTCTATTCCTATCTGCTTTCAGGTATGGGGTTTGATGTCCATCCAACGTCTTACTTCTTGGTCTGCAATGCCAAAAGAGATGACGATGGCTTCCATAAGACGATGAACTTTGACGAATATCTCGTTCCTTATAACTGGAATAGTGATTGGATCGAAGAAAAAGTTGATGAGATGGTTGCTCTTATGAATCAGCATCAAATCCCTGAACCGAATGAGTGTTGTAAAAACTGTGCTTATTCTGAACAGTATGCAAAAGCAGTTCATCAAGCTGACAGTAAGCAAGGGGAGAATGTCCAAGGCTCATTCTTTTCTTGA
- a CDS encoding TIGR02450 family Trp-rich protein — MRWPPNKTWTSTRKRKGYRHFEAKQFGGKGSERWIELCPVLQKELRIKVPIAELKNQDEWVSGWQQLPEDAFSNSNTTET, encoded by the coding sequence ATGAGATGGCCTCCTAACAAAACTTGGACTTCAACAAGAAAGCGTAAAGGCTATCGCCACTTTGAAGCGAAGCAATTTGGCGGAAAGGGATCTGAACGATGGATAGAGCTATGCCCTGTCCTACAAAAAGAGCTTCGGATCAAAGTTCCTATAGCTGAATTGAAAAATCAAGACGAATGGGTCAGCGGTTGGCAACAACTCCCTGAAGATGCATTCTCTAATAGCAACACAACTGAGACTTAG
- a CDS encoding alanine/glycine:cation symporter family protein, whose protein sequence is MQGTISNAIELINSPINGFAWGWPTVSLIAITGIVLMLGLGFMPLLRLPYGFKILLNSSTKDTQEGEISPFQALMTSLSATIGTGNIAGVAAAIAIGGPGAIFWMWLIAIFGIATKYAEGVLAVHYREVDSLGNHVGGPMYYIKNGLGSRWTWLGGLFALFGMLAGFGIGNGVQCFEVSSALALAGIPKLLTGVVLGILVFSVIVGGVKRIAKAASAIVPSMALLYVLACLIIILSNFSEVPSAFSTIFSNAFTGKAAASGAFTQVILMGFKRGIFSNEAGLGSAPIAHASAQTNDPVRQGTIAMLGTFIDTIIICTMTALVIITTGAYQTGESGADLSITAFNSGIAGSGWIVLVGLVLFAFTTILGWSLYGERCTEYLFGTKAILPFRLVWVSVVVIGAVAGDRGIVWAVADTLNGLMAIPNLIALLLLSKTVFKLSRNYHFKSQ, encoded by the coding sequence ATGCAAGGAACAATTTCAAATGCTATAGAGCTAATAAACAGCCCTATAAATGGCTTTGCTTGGGGTTGGCCAACAGTGAGCCTTATTGCGATTACTGGGATCGTACTTATGTTGGGGCTCGGATTTATGCCTCTACTGCGGCTTCCTTATGGATTTAAGATTTTGCTTAATAGCTCTACTAAAGACACACAAGAAGGAGAAATAAGTCCATTCCAAGCCTTAATGACATCACTTTCCGCGACAATCGGAACTGGAAATATTGCTGGTGTAGCTGCAGCAATTGCAATAGGCGGACCAGGCGCAATTTTTTGGATGTGGTTAATAGCAATTTTTGGAATTGCCACCAAATATGCTGAAGGGGTTTTAGCTGTTCACTATCGCGAAGTTGACTCTCTTGGGAACCACGTAGGTGGTCCGATGTATTACATAAAAAATGGCCTAGGTAGTAGATGGACTTGGTTAGGAGGATTATTTGCTCTTTTTGGCATGTTGGCAGGGTTTGGTATTGGGAATGGGGTTCAGTGCTTTGAAGTCTCAAGTGCTCTTGCATTAGCCGGTATTCCAAAGCTACTCACCGGAGTTGTCCTGGGAATTCTTGTTTTCTCTGTCATCGTTGGAGGTGTTAAACGTATAGCAAAAGCTGCTTCTGCCATAGTTCCATCTATGGCACTTTTATATGTATTGGCTTGTTTAATAATTATACTTAGCAATTTTTCAGAAGTCCCATCAGCCTTTTCAACAATATTTTCAAATGCCTTTACAGGCAAAGCTGCTGCTAGCGGAGCATTTACTCAAGTAATTCTAATGGGATTTAAAAGAGGTATTTTTTCAAATGAAGCCGGTCTAGGAAGCGCCCCAATTGCGCATGCCTCTGCTCAGACCAATGATCCTGTCAGACAAGGAACCATAGCAATGCTTGGAACTTTTATTGACACCATAATTATTTGTACAATGACTGCGCTAGTAATCATCACCACTGGTGCATATCAAACAGGAGAATCTGGAGCTGATCTTTCAATTACTGCATTTAATAGTGGGATTGCTGGTAGTGGATGGATTGTTCTCGTGGGTCTAGTTTTATTTGCATTCACAACTATTCTTGGGTGGAGCCTATATGGAGAACGTTGCACTGAATATCTTTTTGGGACTAAAGCAATACTTCCTTTTAGGTTAGTTTGGGTCTCTGTTGTAGTTATTGGCGCTGTTGCAGGAGATAGAGGGATCGTTTGGGCTGTTGCAGATACTTTAAATGGATTAATGGCTATCCCTAATTTAATAGCTCTTTTACTTCTTTCAAAAACCGTATTCAAACTTTCCCGTAACTACCATTTTAAAAGTCAATAA
- the trmFO gene encoding FADH(2)-oxidizing methylenetetrahydrofolate--tRNA-(uracil(54)-C(5))-methyltransferase TrmFO produces MNQSDSITIVGAGLAGSEAAWQVARAGIHVELYEMRPLKASPAHHTADFAELVCSNSFGALSADRAAGLLQEELRYLNSFVINSADKHSVPAGGALAVDRSRFSADITEKITSHPLITVKRVELQKLPSEEQITVIASGPLTSKNLAEDLKNFTGIQECHFFDAASPIIAGESIDLRFAFRGSRYDKGDADYINCPMNKKQYLSFRDELIKAEQAELKDFEKSSSNFFEGCLPIEELARRGEDTMRYGPLKPIGLWDPRWGDLNNREIRREKRAYAVVQLRQEDREGKLWNLVGFQTNLKWGEQKRVLRMIPGLQNADFVRFGVMHRNTFLESPKLLNASLQFRKRAKLLAAGQITGTEGYVAAVAGGWLAGTNAALLAMGHKPIIFPRNTMIGALTHFISDWELRSDSNRKNSFQPMPPNFGVLPKLTTQIKEKRARYAAYRDRALDELKASIRNHTCLAQELGISKLPIYRS; encoded by the coding sequence TTGAATCAGTCAGATTCAATAACTATTGTTGGCGCAGGCTTAGCAGGGTCTGAAGCTGCCTGGCAAGTAGCAAGGGCGGGTATTCATGTGGAGCTTTATGAGATGAGGCCCCTTAAAGCCTCACCTGCCCATCACACAGCAGATTTTGCTGAGCTTGTTTGCAGTAATAGTTTCGGGGCATTAAGTGCTGACCGTGCAGCAGGCTTGCTGCAAGAAGAACTCAGATACTTAAATTCCTTCGTAATCAATTCAGCAGACAAGCATTCCGTTCCTGCTGGTGGAGCATTGGCCGTTGATAGAAGTCGTTTTAGCGCAGATATCACTGAAAAGATTACCTCTCACCCTCTTATAACCGTCAAAAGAGTAGAGCTACAGAAGTTACCTTCAGAAGAACAGATAACGGTTATTGCTTCTGGGCCACTGACCAGTAAAAACCTTGCTGAAGATTTAAAAAACTTTACTGGAATTCAAGAATGCCATTTTTTTGATGCAGCTAGCCCAATCATTGCAGGAGAGAGTATCGATTTAAGGTTTGCTTTTAGAGGTAGTAGGTATGACAAAGGGGATGCTGACTACATCAATTGTCCAATGAATAAAAAGCAATACCTTTCATTTCGAGATGAGCTAATAAAAGCTGAACAGGCTGAACTAAAAGATTTTGAGAAAAGTTCTTCAAATTTCTTCGAAGGTTGTCTTCCCATAGAGGAGCTAGCCCGAAGAGGGGAGGACACAATGCGATATGGACCTCTGAAGCCAATAGGATTATGGGATCCTAGATGGGGTGACCTAAATAATCGAGAAATCCGTAGAGAGAAAAGAGCTTACGCTGTTGTACAGCTACGGCAAGAAGACAGAGAAGGCAAACTCTGGAATCTCGTTGGCTTTCAAACCAATCTCAAATGGGGTGAACAGAAACGAGTCCTAAGAATGATCCCTGGCCTTCAAAATGCAGACTTTGTTCGTTTTGGAGTAATGCATCGCAATACTTTTCTTGAATCACCAAAGCTATTAAACGCATCTCTTCAATTTAGAAAGCGTGCGAAATTGTTAGCCGCTGGGCAAATAACAGGTACCGAAGGATATGTAGCTGCTGTGGCAGGTGGATGGCTCGCTGGAACCAATGCCGCATTATTAGCAATGGGGCACAAGCCTATAATTTTCCCTAGAAATACGATGATTGGGGCTCTAACACATTTCATAAGTGACTGGGAGTTAAGAAGTGATTCAAATAGAAAGAACTCCTTTCAGCCAATGCCCCCCAATTTTGGGGTGCTTCCAAAACTAACTACGCAAATAAAAGAGAAGCGTGCACGATATGCTGCATATCGGGATAGAGCCTTGGATGAACTTAAAGCCTCAATTAGAAATCATACTTGCCTTGCTCAAGAACTTGGTATATCTAAACTACCGATCTATAGATCTTAG
- a CDS encoding DUF1330 domain-containing protein, with product MDKKGAKGYWINTATVVNPELFADYVEQVVPWLASVEGTIFAKDTDPHGKEGTEGANFAVICEFPSMRAAIDAYESAEYKEIGKIRKAATGNGTFTIIEGMDEAQRLRRAMGKK from the coding sequence ATGGACAAAAAAGGGGCAAAAGGCTATTGGATTAACACTGCAACAGTTGTTAATCCTGAATTATTTGCTGATTATGTAGAGCAGGTAGTCCCTTGGCTTGCTTCTGTTGAAGGGACTATTTTTGCTAAAGATACCGATCCTCACGGCAAAGAAGGGACCGAAGGTGCAAACTTTGCCGTGATTTGCGAGTTTCCTTCTATGAGGGCAGCTATTGATGCTTATGAATCTGCTGAATACAAAGAGATAGGGAAGATCCGTAAAGCTGCTACAGGGAATGGAACTTTCACAATTATCGAAGGTATGGATGAAGCTCAAAGATTAAGAAGAGCAATGGGTAAAAAATAA
- a CDS encoding DUF2905 domain-containing protein, whose product MQKLLITLGLGIAAIGVLYPYLRKLGLGQLPGDIILKGENSTFYFPIVSCIAISLLVSVLFNLFRSS is encoded by the coding sequence ATGCAAAAACTGCTAATCACTCTCGGGCTTGGAATTGCCGCTATAGGTGTTCTCTACCCTTATTTAAGGAAATTAGGTTTAGGACAACTGCCAGGCGACATAATTCTGAAGGGAGAAAACTCAACTTTTTACTTCCCAATAGTAAGTTGCATTGCTATTAGTTTGCTTGTTTCGGTTCTCTTTAACTTGTTCCGGTCCTCCTAA
- a CDS encoding zinc ribbon domain-containing protein yields MSIPTDLECPKCGSKDFEIGQVRTAGGFWSSFFDVGNRRFEYCSCKQCTYTEFYKGKVTGVQKVFDFLGSG; encoded by the coding sequence ATGTCAATTCCTACTGATTTGGAGTGTCCAAAATGTGGTTCTAAGGATTTTGAAATTGGACAAGTCAGGACAGCAGGTGGTTTTTGGTCTTCATTTTTTGATGTAGGTAATAGACGCTTTGAGTACTGCAGTTGTAAGCAATGCACTTACACCGAGTTTTATAAAGGCAAAGTCACAGGTGTCCAGAAAGTTTTTGACTTCTTGGGAAGCGGTTAG
- a CDS encoding thermonuclease family protein: MRNKKFFLLIPTWLAGIALASAIDASEAISHGGGLNTQGCHDNRETGNGHCHRSSSSQGESSNSIMKIEVTPSQSQSKKGVVTIASCYDGDTCTTTEGEKIRLACIDTPELRGSRANPEAAKIARDFLNDLVAGNEVEIRRITKDRYNRTVAELSITGINVQQLMITKGHATIYKRYADPCPWTN; the protein is encoded by the coding sequence ATGAGAAATAAGAAATTCTTCCTTTTAATTCCTACCTGGCTTGCTGGCATCGCCCTCGCTAGTGCTATAGACGCTTCAGAGGCGATTTCTCATGGTGGTGGCCTCAACACTCAGGGTTGTCATGACAATCGTGAGACAGGTAACGGCCACTGTCATCGGAGCAGTTCTTCTCAGGGAGAAAGTAGTAATTCGATAATGAAGATTGAAGTAACTCCTTCGCAAAGCCAATCGAAGAAAGGAGTGGTGACTATTGCCAGTTGCTATGACGGTGATACTTGCACAACTACTGAAGGGGAGAAGATCAGACTTGCTTGTATAGATACACCAGAGCTTCGAGGCAGCAGGGCAAATCCAGAGGCTGCGAAGATTGCAAGAGATTTTTTAAATGACCTAGTCGCTGGAAATGAAGTGGAAATTCGCAGAATTACCAAGGACCGTTACAACCGAACTGTTGCTGAGTTATCAATAACTGGAATCAATGTCCAGCAATTGATGATTACCAAAGGCCATGCCACCATTTATAAAAGGTATGCTGATCCTTGTCCTTGGACAAATTAA
- a CDS encoding photosystem II protein Y, giving the protein MLNLIVVVLPILAAVTWVVFNIQKPAREQLARQFDENNKAF; this is encoded by the coding sequence ATGCTCAATCTAATAGTTGTAGTTCTTCCAATCCTTGCCGCAGTTACCTGGGTAGTATTCAATATCCAAAAACCTGCTAGAGAGCAACTGGCAAGACAATTTGATGAGAACAACAAAGCTTTCTAG
- a CDS encoding SemiSWEET transporter, whose amino-acid sequence MVDIVNTPNFFGFIAAALTTVAFLPQVIKTIKTKSAEDVSIVMLIMFITGVLFWILYAIQTNSLPVLIANIITCILNTTILFLKLIYKKNEHFV is encoded by the coding sequence ATGGTTGACATAGTAAATACTCCTAATTTCTTTGGATTTATAGCTGCTGCATTAACAACAGTAGCCTTCTTACCTCAGGTTATAAAAACAATCAAGACAAAGAGCGCTGAGGATGTTTCCATAGTGATGCTAATAATGTTCATCACAGGAGTTTTATTCTGGATCCTCTATGCAATTCAAACAAATTCCCTACCAGTTCTAATCGCCAACATAATTACATGCATTCTAAATACAACTATTCTTTTTCTGAAATTGATCTATAAAAAAAATGAGCACTTCGTATAA
- a CDS encoding DUF2130 domain-containing protein translates to MNEINCPECGKVFKFEETGYANIIKQVRDAEFDQELLDRLELAEKDKIQSIELAKKKITIEMQEICADKDTKIQGLEAKLNAAVVERTLAVTQAKSSVEKERDSLVYQLEKIKENSEFAQQLAINQAVSGLQKEREQLKASLEKARLEKELEEKSLKEKYEIQIKDRDNAIERLRDMKLRLSTKMVGESLEQHCEIELNRLRALAFPKAYFEKDNDVRTGSKGDYIFRDFDDSGTEIVSIMFEMKNKSELTSTRKKNEDFLKELNKDRNEKGCEYAVLVSLLEPESDFYNSGIVDVSHRYPKMYVVRPQCFISIITLLRNAAIKSLQYKSELALVKAQNIDITNFESSLEIFKDTFGKNYSLASRRFETAIQEIDKSIDHLQKTKDALLGADRNLRLANDKAQEVTVKKLIRNNPTMKAKFSDLKNKNVA, encoded by the coding sequence ATGAATGAAATCAACTGTCCAGAGTGTGGCAAAGTTTTCAAATTTGAGGAGACTGGTTACGCGAATATTATCAAGCAGGTAAGAGATGCAGAGTTTGATCAAGAATTGCTTGACAGACTTGAATTGGCAGAAAAAGATAAGATCCAATCAATTGAACTGGCTAAAAAGAAAATTACAATAGAGATGCAGGAGATTTGTGCGGATAAAGATACAAAAATCCAGGGATTAGAAGCAAAGCTCAATGCGGCAGTTGTTGAAAGAACATTGGCTGTGACTCAAGCTAAAAGTTCTGTAGAAAAGGAACGAGATAGCCTTGTCTACCAACTTGAGAAGATTAAAGAAAATAGTGAATTTGCCCAACAGCTTGCAATTAATCAGGCCGTAAGTGGTTTACAAAAGGAAAGGGAACAGTTGAAAGCTAGCCTTGAGAAAGCCAGGCTAGAAAAGGAACTAGAAGAAAAGTCTTTGAAGGAAAAATATGAAATTCAGATTAAAGACAGAGATAATGCGATTGAAAGACTTCGGGATATGAAATTGCGTCTTTCTACAAAAATGGTAGGAGAGTCGCTTGAGCAGCACTGTGAGATTGAATTGAATCGACTTCGAGCTTTGGCTTTCCCAAAGGCTTATTTTGAAAAAGACAATGATGTAAGAACAGGGAGTAAGGGGGATTATATTTTTCGAGACTTTGATGATAGTGGAACTGAGATAGTTTCAATTATGTTTGAAATGAAGAATAAGAGCGAATTAACTTCGACAAGAAAAAAGAATGAAGATTTTTTGAAAGAGCTTAATAAAGATAGAAATGAGAAAGGCTGTGAGTACGCTGTTTTGGTATCTTTACTTGAGCCTGAGAGTGACTTTTATAATTCTGGAATAGTTGATGTCTCTCACCGCTATCCAAAGATGTATGTGGTTCGCCCTCAATGCTTTATTTCTATAATTACTCTCTTACGTAATGCAGCTATAAAGTCATTGCAATACAAGTCAGAATTGGCTCTTGTTAAGGCACAGAATATTGATATAACGAATTTTGAAAGTAGCTTGGAAATATTTAAAGATACATTTGGTAAAAACTATAGCCTTGCTTCAAGAAGATTTGAAACTGCAATTCAAGAAATTGATAAGTCAATTGATCATTTGCAAAAAACTAAGGATGCTCTCCTTGGAGCAGATAGAAATCTTCGACTTGCCAATGATAAGGCCCAAGAAGTTACAGTAAAAAAATTGATTAGAAATAACCCTACGATGAAAGCAAAATTTAGTGATCTTAAAAATAAGAATGTCGCTTGA